The Flammeovirga pectinis genomic interval ATTTAATATCTATAAAGATCATTATTTCAGTTCAAAAGTAAAGACTTTTACTGTTGAATATTTGTAATTACATACCCAAGCTTCAATTATAGTAGTATTTTCAAATAGAGTAATACCAACAGGCCCTCCATTAGATTTATATTCACCTACTTTGATGCCATTTTCTAAATTGAAAACTTGTAGTAAGTCACTCGCGTAACATGTCACAAAAATAAATTTTTCATTCTTTGAAATAGCAATACTTCTAGGGTCATCTGCTGTGGTAATACTTCTTACTTTTTTTAGAGTTCCTCTATTATAAACACTAATTATTTCTTTACTACTTTGGGAAAGCACAATTTCATTTGCTGTTAATTTAATATCTCTAGGTGAAACAACATCTTTAATAACTGTATCTAATTTTAGTGTAGTTAGATTGTATATGCTTAAAGAATAGGAGCCCATATTACCGATTATAATTCTATTGTATTTTTCATCAATAAGTATTCCTCTAGGCGTACCTTGTGTTTTAATGTGTTGAGTTGTTTTCCATTCGTTTTTATCACCAGAAGCATCAATTATAGAAAAAGAATTGTCGTGCCAATTTGTAACATAAACTTGTTCTTTTTTTATTGAGTACCCGATTGATTTAGGGGTAGTTTCTGTATCAAGAAAGTCAAGTTTAATTTTTTTAGGGGTAGTCGAATTTGAATCTAGTAGAAAAGCATTATAGTTTGTCTTTGCTTTTGGTTCATAATTGATATCCCAGACAGCTACAGCATCAGCATTATGTAAACTAACCCATAAATACTGACCATTGTTGGTGAAAATTCCTTCAACAGGTTTTTCTTTTGTTGATTTTACCCAATTCTTTGTTGAGTAATTATAACCAAGACCTTCCGTTGGTTTAAACTTTAATGTCCTTTGTCTTTTTCTAGTTTTTTGATCAATCTCAACAATAGATTTCCCCTCTAAGCATAATGCATATATGTGTAATTGGTTTGGTGATATTAATAAAGATTTAGGTGATCTATCTACAGGGAAGCGTTGAGATGTAATATAAATTAATGAATCATAGTTCTTTGGATGTTGTTTTGAAAGGTATTCTGAATTAAAATTAAGCGTGATAAAATATCCACCTATAATTAATATTAAGGTGGATATCATAAGAATTAAAGCTATTTTTTTAACAGTAAAATGCATATTACTTGCATGCTATTACACAAAATAATTGATGGGATTTGTATTGATAGTAGTCTTTAGACACTTAACTGTTTCAAATTGTGACTCAATAAAATCTTTAAGTAAATCAGAAGTAAATTGTTCACTTTCATAATGTCCAATATCTGCAATAATAATTTTACCTTCGGCATCAAAAAATTCGTGGTATTTAAAATCACCAGTAATAAATATATCAGCTTTGATAGACATAGCGTTTCTTAAAAGAAAACTTCCTGATCCACCGCAAACAGCCACTTTCTTAATCTTTTTATTTAAAAGTGGAGTGTGTCGAATTACACCTACTCCAAAAGTTTGCTTTATTCTTTTCAGAAATTCTATTTCATCTTCAGCTTCTGGCAAAGTACCATACATACCAGAACCAATTTCATTGTCTGTGTTTTCTAACGCAGTTATTTGATAAGCCACTTCCTCGTATGGATGTGAGCTTAAAAGAGCATTAATTATTTGACCTTTTAAATGTTTTTGAAATTGTATTTCTAGTTTAATTTCAGGAGTACTTTTTCTAATACCTTTATCACCAATAGTTGGAGTAGAATTGGCATTTGGAGTATAACTTCCAATACCTTCAGATCTGAAGTTACAACCATCATAATTTCCAATTTTACCAGCACCTGTTAAGTGTAAAGCATTCTCTACTTTCTCAATACTATTACTTGGCACATAAGTTACAAGTTTAAATAAATTTGATTGGGTAGGAGCTAATATTCTTTGGTTTGTCAATCCAATTAGATCGCATATTTTGGCATTGACACCATGTTGCATATTATCTAAATTTGTATGGATTGCATAAATAGAGATATCATTCTTTATTGCTTTAATGATTGTACGTTCAACATAATTCTTTCCATTTAGACGTTTCAATCCTTTAAAAACTATGGGATGATGAGCAACTATTAAATTACATCCTTTAGCAATTGCTTCTTCTATAATTTCTTCTGTACAATCAAGACTTACCAGTACTTTTGTAACTATGTCGTTACCTGAGCCAGTAATTAGTCCTGCATTATCATAACTTTCTTGATACATAGAAGGAGCTAGTGTATCAAGCTTATTAATTATTTCTTTTACTTTCATATTGCTTTTTAAATAAATAAAGCTCGAATCTAATGAAACGAGCTAAATTTTAATAGTAAGGTTCTTTATAAGAAGAACTATTCCTTTAATTTTTTATTAAAAGTAAGTACTGGACGAATTGCATGGTTGGCAACTTCTTCTGCAATACTTCCAAGAAGTAAATGTTGAATACCTGTACGACCATGAGTTGTTAAACTAATCATATCAGCATTTATAAATTCTGCAAAACCTCTAATGCCTTCTTCTTCAGAAAAATCATTGAAAGTGGCTACATCAAAGTTTTTGAATTGATGTGTTTTTGCAAAATCTTGAAGATGTTGAATTGAAAATGGAGTCGCCTCAAAATTATTTGGTGTAATTACTTTGACAAGGTGAATTTTGGAATCAAAAAGTTCTTGAAATAACTGAATAGAAGAGATTGCATGTTGAGAGACTTTATTAAAGTCAGATGCAAAAACAATATTTTTTGGTCCAAAATCTTTTTCTTCCCTTTTAATAGTAAGAACAGGTACTTTTGCGAGTCTAATAATTTTTTCGGTATTAGATCCAACTAGTACTTCATCAATTCCACTTATACCTTGAGAACCAATCACAATTAAATCTGTTTTGTCTTTTACCACAAAATCAGCTAAATGTCTTTGAAGAGAATCAAATTCAATGTGTTTCTCAATGGTAACTTCAGGGTTTTCAGCAATAATCTTATTTACTTTGGTTTCTACAACCTCAGACAACTTCTTAGTGTAATGTACATAAACCTCTGGATCTTCCATTCCAACATCACCAGCACCAAAAACAGATAAACTATCGTAATGATTTATTGTAGGAACATCGATAACATGTAATAAAGAAATTGACGCATTAATTTTTTTTGCAATAGTAATAGCAACATTTAAAGCGTTATTTGCTTCTGGAGAGAAGTCTGTTGGGACTAAAATATTTTTTATCTTCATGATTTTTAGTTGTTTTATTTCCTACTATGAAGATACAAATATGTTCTCAAAAATGATAGTCTTTTATATATAAAAACGTTGTAATTACACTAATTATTTATTACTGAAATTTATATAACAGATAGTAAAACTTATTTAAGCATTTCTTTCTGTAAGTTTTTTCTATTCGAAGATCTTCTTAAATAATTTTGTTTGAGAAATGGATAAGAAAGTACAGATAATAAAATTATACCTGCTCCTATATAGAACCCAAAGGTCATTGTTTCTTCCTCACCAAATATGATTAATGCTAGGATAATACCATAAATAGGTTCAAGATTAACTGTTAAATTTACTTGAAATGCACTTAAATTTTTCTGAATTTCTACACAAACCGCATAGGCTATGGTGGTGCAAATAACAGATAGTACTAAAAGATAGAAAATATCTATTGTTGAAGGTATTACTAAAAGTGTATCTGTAGATGATAGAAAGGGAAGGCAAGCAAAAGCAGTAATGCTTCCGCCAATCATTTCGTATAATGTAATTTTAGGTGAGGTAATTCTTTTAACAAACTTACCATTTAACACACTAAATAAAGATCCAACAAAGGCAGCTCCTAGCGAGAGTCCTAAACCTAAAGCATGATCAAATTCGAATTGGAAAATAATATACAATCCAAAAATTACAAATAGACCAAGAACAACCTCATACGGTTTAATACTTGTCTTATTTAGTAATGGCTCTAAAATAGAAGTAAACAATGCCGTTGTTGCAATACCTGCTAGACAAACACTTACTTTAGAAATTTTTGCAGAAGCAAAGAATAAAATCCAATGTGCAGCAACAAGAGCACCTGTAAATAAAAGCTTTGCTGCATCTTTGTAATTAATCTTTAATTCCCATTTCTTATACTTCATGAAAATTGCCATAGAAATGGCTGCGATCAACGTTCTATAGAAAACTAATTGAAACGGATCTAAGTCAATAAGGACACCTAAGATGGCCGTAAATCCCCATATAAATACAATTATATGGAGTTTAACTTGCTCGTTGAACATGTGTTTGAAGCGAATATTTATGGTAGTAAATAATTGAATTGCAAATGTATAAAAAAAGAGTCTAACTTTATTTAAAAAGTTAGACTCTCTTTTAGCCAATAAATCTTATTGGTATTTATTTCTGTGCTTTTAGGTATAACCCAATGGTTACAAACAAGAAAACAATATTTGGCATCCAAGCGGCTAGGAAAGGACTTAATGTTCCTGCTTCGGCAATTGCTCTACTCATTATTACAAAGAGTAGGTAGATAAATGCTAAAACAAATCCCATTGCTATTTGGAATCCAGATCCATGCCTTGATTTGGTAGAAGATACACAAACACCCATTATTGTAAGCAATAAGATTGCAAATGGATAGGCGTACCTTTCATATAGTGCATTTTCATAGATTCCTAAATTACCTACACCTCTTTGTCTTTCTTGATTAATAAAGTCGGACAATTCAGTATTTGTTAAAGTCTCGTGTAAGTTATACTTACTTTCGAAGTATTTAGGATCTAAATTTAATTTCTTTGTGAGTGATGTACCCTTTACAAATTTTTGCGTTCCATCTACATTGAAAGTATATTTTTCATACTTATCAAACGTCCATTCTTCTTTTGCAGAATCCCATTGGATACGGTTAGCAGAAATTTTTTCTAAAAGTGTATTGCCATCAAAAGTTTCTAAAGTAGGTCTATAACCCCTTTTGATTCTATTGTTATAGCTTTCAACATATAGATAAGTAGAATCACTTACCCTATAGTGAATATCTCTTTCATTAAAGTAGTAGGGGCTTTTAAGGTATTTAATCTCAAACGCAACTCTAGTTTTTGCACTGTAAGGAACTACATATCCTATAAGTCCAAAAATAATTCCACCAATTATAGAAGCACCAACAATATAAGGAAGTAAGAATCTAGGATAACTTACTCCATTACTTAATACAGCAATAATTTCTGTATGTGCCGTTAATCTTGCAGTCATAAAGACAACCGCAATAAAAATTGATAGTGGACTTAATGTATTAACCCAATGTATAAAAAGGTTTACATAGTACTCGGAAAATACATATCCGAAGTTTAATCCATGATTTAAAAAATCGTCTTGCTTCTCGGTGTAGTCAATTACACAAACAATGATATTTAATAGTAATACTACAAAAATAAATGTTTTAAAAAACTTAGTGAGAATATACTTATCCAGAAGTTTCATATAAGTCTGTCGTATGTGTTTTAATTCGACATAATGGCAAAAGCCTAACTAATTACAAAAAACGATTTCCTAACGCTAATTTGCAACGTATTTAGGGTTTGAATTGTAATTAAAGGTGTCTTTTAACGTTGTTTCACAACTATTGAGCCATATTAAAAAGACTTTTGATATAAAAAATGAAAGCCTTTCGTGTAAATACACAAAAGGCTTTCAATATCATTAAATCGTGGAAATAAATTATCCTACGATATCAATTTTTAAACTGTTTGTTCTTCCTTCTTTATTCAATGGAAGAGCAGCGATGTTTACAAGGCTATCACCTTTAGAGATGAATCCTTTTTGTACTAAAATTGCTTCTAACTCTTTGAAAGTTTCAGTAGAAGATTCTTTAGGTACATAATGGAAAGCTCTAACACCCCATACTAAGTTTAAAGTTGCAGCTAAAGCTTTATCAGATGAGAAGATAAAGATGTTAGCGTGTGGTCTGTGTCTTGCTATACGAGAAGCAGTAAACCCAGAGTTTGTTAAACCTACAATTGCTTTAGCTCCTAAAAGGTTAGAAATATTTGCAGCAGATTGTGCGATTAAGTTACCTCCGAAAGTTGGTTTTGTTGGATCAAAATCAAATTCTTTCTCGTAGATATCTTGGTTCTGACGTTGAACAGCAGTAATGATACGAACCATTGCTTGTACAGTTTCTACAGGGTAGTCACCAGCAGCAGATTCAGCAGATAGCATTACAGCATCAGCACCATCAGTTACAGCGTTAGCTACATCATTTACCTCAGCACGAGTAGGACGAGGGTTAGTGATCATAGATTCCATCATTTGAGTAGCAACGATAACTGGCTTAGCAGCTTTGTTACACTTAGCGATGATTTCTTTTTGGATCATTGGTACATCCTCGAATAAGATTTCAACACCTAGGTCACCACGAGCAACCATAATAGCATCAGTTACTTGTAAGATCTCATCAAAGTTTTCAATAGCTTCTGGACGTTCGATCTTAGCGATGATACGTGCATTAGAACCTTTAGCTTTGATGATTTCTTTAGCTGAAATAATATCTTGAGCAGTTCTTACGAATGATAAAGCTACCCAGTTTACACCGTGCTCTAATCCGAACTCTAAATCTCTTCTATCTTTTGCAGTTAAAGAAGCTTCAGAAATATCTGTATCAGGTAAGTTCATACCTTTACGAGATTTTAATTTACCACCGTGAACAACTTCAGCGATGATTTCATTAGCTTTAACTTCAACAACACGAACACACAAGTTACCATCATCAATCATGATGTTGTCACCAGCTTTTACATCTTTTACAATGTTTGTATAACTAGTAGATACTTTATGTTTAGTACCAACAACTGGAGTATTTGTGATGATGATTTGCTCACCTTCAACAATTTCTACAGCTCCGCCTTCCATTTCGCCGATACGAATTTTAGGGCCTTGCAAATCTTGTAAGATCGCAGTATTGTGACCGAATTTTGAGTTGTACTCATTTACCCAATCGATAACTTTTTTATGCTCAGAGTGAACATCATGCGAGAAGTTTAAACGAAATACATCTGCACCTGCATGAATAAGCTCTAATATTTTTTGCTTATCTCTTGTAGCTGGTCCAATTGTAGCGACGATCTTAGTTTTGTTGATTGCGATACTCATAGTTCTTAATTAACGAATATATAAATTTTAAATGATTGAGTTGCAATATCAAATTTTTGGTCTGATATTTATTTATGAACTCTATATTTGAAACACATGCGAATTTATTAGATTCCTTATAATGGAACAAGTACTATTAAATCATCTTATATTAACAAATGCAATTTAACACTGAAAATTGGCTTTTAGAGAGAAAAAAAACCAAAAAAAAGACTTTAGCAGTACTCGTTGATCCCGATAAGTGGACAAAAGAACTAAATTTTTTTTTAAGAAATGGAGATAAAAGTCACTTGCCTGATATTTTTTTGGTTGGAGGAAGCCTACTTTCTACAAATTTTTTAGAAAAAGTAGTTGCACAATTAAAAGAATTGGGGAAACCTGTAATCCTTTTTCCAGGTAATTCTCTACAAATAACAGATAAGGCAGATGCAATATTATTTATGTCCTTAATCTCTGGAAGAAACCCAGAATTTTTAATTGGACAACAAATTCATGCTGCACATAGAGTAAAAGAAAGTAATCTTGAAGCAATTCCTTTAGGATATATTTTAATTGAAAGTGGAGCTCCTACATCTGTTCAATATATGAGTAATACGCAACCTATTCCTGCAGCAAAAAATGATATTGCAATGAGTACTGCAATGGCTGGAGAATTACTAGGGATGAGAGCTTTTTATTTGGAAGCGGGTAGTGGAGCAGATTCTCCTGTTTCTGATGAAATGATTTGTGGTGTAAGAAAATCTGTTGAAGGTTTGTTATTTGTGGGTGGTGGTTTAAGAGATGCAGCTGTAATAAAGAGTAAATTTAAAGCGGGAGCTGATATTGTAGTAATTGGGACTGCTTTTGAAAACAATCCCAATTTATTAAAAGAACTTTCAGAAGAATTAGAATATTAATCAGGTCTTCTATCTTTATTATAATTATTTGATTTGTTACGGTTTTGGTTATTTCCATGTGAATTACCACTACCGTTACCGTATTTATTATTATTAAAATGCTTTTTTGGTCCTCTATTATTTCCGCCACCTCTAGCGTTTGAATTTCGGGGTCTTGGAGAATATCTTGGTCCGAATCCTAAAAATTGAGGATTGTTAGGTTTGTCAATTTCAATACCTATTAAACCTTCAATTTTTGCAAAAGAGATTTGTTCTTTAGGATTATCATTGATAAAAGTGATTGCTTCTCCTTTTCTAGATGCACGAGCAGTTCTACCAATACGGTGAACATAATCTTCTGGATCTTTAGGGACATCAAAGTTAATTACTAGTTCTACTGTTTCAACATCAATACCTCTAGAAATAATATCTGTTCCCACTAAAATCTTAGTCACTTTTCCTTTAAAACGAAGTAATACTTCTTCTCTTTCTTTTTGATCAAGATCAGAGCTAATACCTTCCGCAGAAAGTCCTCTTTTTCTTAAAATATCTGTAACTTCTTTAACCTTGCTCTTCGTACTTGTGAAAATGATAACACTTTCATAAGATTCTTCACTAAGAAGAAAATCTACCATAGGACCTTTTTGGTTGTCATACAGTAAAAAAGCTTTTTGTGTTACATTTTTTGACGTCTTAGATATTGCAATATTAATCTCAGTAGGATTTTGCAATAACTCTTTTGCTAAAACCCTAATTTTAGGAGGCATCGTAGCAGAGAAGAATATATTTTGTCTCACTTTAGGTAAATGAGAAGCAATTTGTAAAATGTCTTCATGAAAACCCATGTCTAACATTCTATCAGCTTCATCCAAGATAAGGTTTCTAACCTTACCTACATTTGCACCAATATTTAAATGTGAAAGTAATTTACCTGGAGTTGCTACAATAATATCTACACCTTGCTTTAATGCAGTTCTCTGATTTGAGAACGTACTAGAGTCTCCACCATACACTGCAATAGAAGTTACAGGTGTAAAATAAGATAACCCTTGGATTTGATAATCTATCTGAAGGGCTAATTCTCTAGTAGGTACAATTATTATAGTATGTGTATCTTTTCCGTTATAATCAGACATGTGTATCTGATCCATAATAGGAAGTAGGAACGCTGCAGTTTTACCTGTACCTGTTTGTGCACAGGCAATAAGATCTTTTCCGCCTAAAATGGCTGGAATAGCTTGTTCTTGAATAGGAGTAGGCTCTCTAAAATTCATAGAGTAGATGCCATCCAAAAGATCGTCGTTTAATTCAAAATCGTCGAAAGTCACGTTAAATTCTTTATAATTTAAAAAATAATTAAAATGAGGAATTTAAGTGCGGTTTTTATATGCATCTGTTGCTCCTCTAACAGATTTATGTTCAGCTAATAAGCTTTCAGCAATAGATCTATCCACAGGTATTTCATCCATAACCATTCGGATAGCTCTTTCTTCTAATTTATGATTTGTAAGCTGCATATCAATCATTTTATTTCCCTTCACTTTTCCAAGTTGGATCATGATGGATGTTGATATCATATTTAAGGCTAATTTTTGAGCAGTACCTGCTTTCATTCTTGTACTTCCTGTTACAAATTCAGGACCAACAATAGGCTCCACAGCATATTGTGCTACTTGTGCCATTTTGCTATCAGGATTGCATACAATACAACCTGTAAGAATATTATTTTTGTTTGCTTCTTCCATTCCACCTATTACATAAGGAGTTCTTCCAGAAGCAGCAATACCAATTAGAGAATCATTTTCTCCAATATTTTCATTTTTAAGGTCTATCCAAGCTTGTTTGTCGTCATCTTCTGCATGTTCTACAGCTTTTCTTATTGCACCATCACCACCTGCAATAATACCAACAACTAAATCAAAAGCTACACCAAAGGTAGGAGGACATTCAGAAGCGTCAACAACGCCAAGTCTTCCACTCGTTCCAGCCCCAATATAAAATAGTTTACCACCTTTCTTCATTCTTGGAACGATAGCATTCACTAATGCTTCGATTTGAGGAATTGCTTTTTGGATTGCTAATGGTACGGATTGATCTTCTTTATTGATATTATGTAAAAGTTCATTTACACTCATCTTTTCAAGATCATTATAATTTGATGATGATTCTGTAATCATATTTGTTATTCGTTGAAAAGTTTAATTTACGAATAACACTTTAATACTTTTCCTACTTAGATAAAAATAACCAAAATAGGAGCGTTTTATTTAAAGAAAAGCAATTATATCTTCAATATGTGCTTGGGCGTCACTTAAATCTTGATTAATTAATTTCAACTGATTCTCAACTTCATTTTTATTAAGGTGTGTAACACCAAAAATAAAACTACCAGAATGGTTAATTTTTAAATCTCTATTGTGAATTAATTTATTGCCAATCTTTTTAATTGAAATTTGATATCCATCAATTAAGCACTTTCCTTCAAACTTTAAAATATCATTTTGTGAGTTAATCAAGAAGTTATTCATGTAGAATAACATATTATCTAGATTTTCTGAATCGAATGGAATAATAAATAAGTTGATATCTTCATTTACTTTTTCAAAATAGATATCATCTGTATTTTTATTTAAAATTGAATTGATATTTTTAGGATAAGAAAGGGCTGAAGGGTTAACTTTTTTAGCAAAGTAATAATTGCTAGGGTAATTGTCATCAAATATTAGACGATCGGCAAAAGCCATATCGTGCCATGAAATACTATTATTTAAATTGACAAGATTTACTAACTCATCTTTTGAATAAGCAACCGTATCTTTCCAAATAAATTTATCCATAATTATTTCATCTGATAAGACTAAATCTGCAACATGTTCTAGTGGAGTTAGTCCATCTGTATAAATACAAACATCATTATTTGCTGCAATAACTTTATCTAACCATTCTAGATTTTCATCATATTTTATCCAAGTAGCTATATTATTATTTCCTGTAGGGGCAAATAAAATAGTATTTGATGTCTTTTGAGGACGAAAATTTGTGATCGTAATAAAGTGTTTGATATTCATATCTATGTAATTATTTGTGATACTCAATTACATAAACATTATTTTAGCTAAAAATGATTCATTTTCACTTCACAATAAATGTCAAATGCGTTTGATATTGTCGCATATAATTGCTGTTGCAACCGCAACATTTAAAGATTCTGACTCACCAAATCGGGGGATAGTAATTTTCACAGATAAGATATTATGGATCTCCTGACTAATTCCATGAGATTCACTTCCCATTACCATAATGCTTTTATCGTTAGGAGTAAATTTATGAATATTCTCACCATCCATGTCTGCACCGATTAATTGTATGCCAGCTTGTTTATAACCTGATAACAAAGCAGAAAGATCTATAACATGACATTTAATTCTAGTAAATGCCCCCATAGTAGATGCAATTACTTTTGGAGCAAAAGCATCTGTACAGTTTTTAGATAAGAAAATGTCGCTTATTCCATACCAATCTGCAATACGTAAGATTGTCCCAAGATTACCTGGGTCTCTAACATCATCAAGAGCTAAAGAGAAATTAGGGAGTTCGTTTGCGGTAGGAATAGGGTAAGAAGGGATTTTGGCTATTGCTAAACCGCTATCATTTGTTTGTAGTGAACCGTTTTGTTTTAAAAGTACAGGAGTTGTTTCATCAGTAACTGAGATTTTATTTAAAACTGAAGGAGGGAGAACCTCTTTAAATTTTTCAGTATAAAAAAGTGCTTCAATTTCTAAATTAGACTTGATAAGTTCTTGAATGTTTTTTTGTCCTTCAACAATAAAACGATTTGAATCTTTTCTTTTTTTCTTTTGAAGTAACCCTTTTACTTCTTTGCTCCAACGTT includes:
- a CDS encoding DEAD/DEAH box helicase — its product is MTFDDFELNDDLLDGIYSMNFREPTPIQEQAIPAILGGKDLIACAQTGTGKTAAFLLPIMDQIHMSDYNGKDTHTIIIVPTRELALQIDYQIQGLSYFTPVTSIAVYGGDSSTFSNQRTALKQGVDIIVATPGKLLSHLNIGANVGKVRNLILDEADRMLDMGFHEDILQIASHLPKVRQNIFFSATMPPKIRVLAKELLQNPTEINIAISKTSKNVTQKAFLLYDNQKGPMVDFLLSEESYESVIIFTSTKSKVKEVTDILRKRGLSAEGISSDLDQKEREEVLLRFKGKVTKILVGTDIISRGIDVETVELVINFDVPKDPEDYVHRIGRTARASRKGEAITFINDNPKEQISFAKIEGLIGIEIDKPNNPQFLGFGPRYSPRPRNSNARGGGNNRGPKKHFNNNKYGNGSGNSHGNNQNRNKSNNYNKDRRPD
- a CDS encoding LptF/LptG family permease; its protein translation is MKLLDKYILTKFFKTFIFVVLLLNIIVCVIDYTEKQDDFLNHGLNFGYVFSEYYVNLFIHWVNTLSPLSIFIAVVFMTARLTAHTEIIAVLSNGVSYPRFLLPYIVGASIIGGIIFGLIGYVVPYSAKTRVAFEIKYLKSPYYFNERDIHYRVSDSTYLYVESYNNRIKRGYRPTLETFDGNTLLEKISANRIQWDSAKEEWTFDKYEKYTFNVDGTQKFVKGTSLTKKLNLDPKYFESKYNLHETLTNTELSDFINQERQRGVGNLGIYENALYERYAYPFAILLLTIMGVCVSSTKSRHGSGFQIAMGFVLAFIYLLFVIMSRAIAEAGTLSPFLAAWMPNIVFLFVTIGLYLKAQK
- a CDS encoding universal stress protein encodes the protein MKIKNILVPTDFSPEANNALNVAITIAKKINASISLLHVIDVPTINHYDSLSVFGAGDVGMEDPEVYVHYTKKLSEVVETKVNKIIAENPEVTIEKHIEFDSLQRHLADFVVKDKTDLIVIGSQGISGIDEVLVGSNTEKIIRLAKVPVLTIKREEKDFGPKNIVFASDFNKVSQHAISSIQLFQELFDSKIHLVKVITPNNFEATPFSIQHLQDFAKTHQFKNFDVATFNDFSEEEGIRGFAEFINADMISLTTHGRTGIQHLLLGSIAEEVANHAIRPVLTFNKKLKE
- the pyk gene encoding pyruvate kinase; amino-acid sequence: MSIAINKTKIVATIGPATRDKQKILELIHAGADVFRLNFSHDVHSEHKKVIDWVNEYNSKFGHNTAILQDLQGPKIRIGEMEGGAVEIVEGEQIIITNTPVVGTKHKVSTSYTNIVKDVKAGDNIMIDDGNLCVRVVEVKANEIIAEVVHGGKLKSRKGMNLPDTDISEASLTAKDRRDLEFGLEHGVNWVALSFVRTAQDIISAKEIIKAKGSNARIIAKIERPEAIENFDEILQVTDAIMVARGDLGVEILFEDVPMIQKEIIAKCNKAAKPVIVATQMMESMITNPRPTRAEVNDVANAVTDGADAVMLSAESAAGDYPVETVQAMVRIITAVQRQNQDIYEKEFDFDPTKPTFGGNLIAQSAANISNLLGAKAIVGLTNSGFTASRIARHRPHANIFIFSSDKALAATLNLVWGVRAFHYVPKESSTETFKELEAILVQKGFISKGDSLVNIAALPLNKEGRTNSLKIDIVG
- a CDS encoding DMT family transporter, which codes for MFNEQVKLHIIVFIWGFTAILGVLIDLDPFQLVFYRTLIAAISMAIFMKYKKWELKINYKDAAKLLFTGALVAAHWILFFASAKISKVSVCLAGIATTALFTSILEPLLNKTSIKPYEVVLGLFVIFGLYIIFQFEFDHALGLGLSLGAAFVGSLFSVLNGKFVKRITSPKITLYEMIGGSITAFACLPFLSSTDTLLVIPSTIDIFYLLVLSVICTTIAYAVCVEIQKNLSAFQVNLTVNLEPIYGIILALIIFGEEETMTFGFYIGAGIILLSVLSYPFLKQNYLRRSSNRKNLQKEMLK
- the murQ gene encoding N-acetylmuramic acid 6-phosphate etherase → MITESSSNYNDLEKMSVNELLHNINKEDQSVPLAIQKAIPQIEALVNAIVPRMKKGGKLFYIGAGTSGRLGVVDASECPPTFGVAFDLVVGIIAGGDGAIRKAVEHAEDDDKQAWIDLKNENIGENDSLIGIAASGRTPYVIGGMEEANKNNILTGCIVCNPDSKMAQVAQYAVEPIVGPEFVTGSTRMKAGTAQKLALNMISTSIMIQLGKVKGNKMIDMQLTNHKLEERAIRMVMDEIPVDRSIAESLLAEHKSVRGATDAYKNRT
- a CDS encoding TrmH family RNA methyltransferase, whose protein sequence is MNKRWSKEVKGLLQKKKRKDSNRFIVEGQKNIQELIKSNLEIEALFYTEKFKEVLPPSVLNKISVTDETTPVLLKQNGSLQTNDSGLAIAKIPSYPIPTANELPNFSLALDDVRDPGNLGTILRIADWYGISDIFLSKNCTDAFAPKVIASTMGAFTRIKCHVIDLSALLSGYKQAGIQLIGADMDGENIHKFTPNDKSIMVMGSESHGISQEIHNILSVKITIPRFGESESLNVAVATAIICDNIKRI
- a CDS encoding geranylgeranylglyceryl/heptaprenylglyceryl phosphate synthase codes for the protein MQFNTENWLLERKKTKKKTLAVLVDPDKWTKELNFFLRNGDKSHLPDIFLVGGSLLSTNFLEKVVAQLKELGKPVILFPGNSLQITDKADAILFMSLISGRNPEFLIGQQIHAAHRVKESNLEAIPLGYILIESGAPTSVQYMSNTQPIPAAKNDIAMSTAMAGELLGMRAFYLEAGSGADSPVSDEMICGVRKSVEGLLFVGGGLRDAAVIKSKFKAGADIVVIGTAFENNPNLLKELSEELEY
- a CDS encoding Nif3-like dinuclear metal center hexameric protein codes for the protein MKVKEIINKLDTLAPSMYQESYDNAGLITGSGNDIVTKVLVSLDCTEEIIEEAIAKGCNLIVAHHPIVFKGLKRLNGKNYVERTIIKAIKNDISIYAIHTNLDNMQHGVNAKICDLIGLTNQRILAPTQSNLFKLVTYVPSNSIEKVENALHLTGAGKIGNYDGCNFRSEGIGSYTPNANSTPTIGDKGIRKSTPEIKLEIQFQKHLKGQIINALLSSHPYEEVAYQITALENTDNEIGSGMYGTLPEAEDEIEFLKRIKQTFGVGVIRHTPLLNKKIKKVAVCGGSGSFLLRNAMSIKADIFITGDFKYHEFFDAEGKIIIADIGHYESEQFTSDLLKDFIESQFETVKCLKTTINTNPINYFV
- a CDS encoding YncE family protein, coding for MISTLILIIGGYFITLNFNSEYLSKQHPKNYDSLIYITSQRFPVDRSPKSLLISPNQLHIYALCLEGKSIVEIDQKTRKRQRTLKFKPTEGLGYNYSTKNWVKSTKEKPVEGIFTNNGQYLWVSLHNADAVAVWDINYEPKAKTNYNAFLLDSNSTTPKKIKLDFLDTETTPKSIGYSIKKEQVYVTNWHDNSFSIIDASGDKNEWKTTQHIKTQGTPRGILIDEKYNRIIIGNMGSYSLSIYNLTTLKLDTVIKDVVSPRDIKLTANEIVLSQSSKEIISVYNRGTLKKVRSITTADDPRSIAISKNEKFIFVTCYASDLLQVFNLENGIKVGEYKSNGGPVGITLFENTTIIEAWVCNYKYSTVKVFTFELK